One Streptomyces sp. ML-6 genomic region harbors:
- a CDS encoding precorrin-2 C(20)-methyltransferase — protein sequence MTVSEQQTGRLYGVGLGPGDPALMTVRAVEIIAGADVVAYHSARHGRSIARSIAAAHIRADHIEEPLVYPVTTETTDHPGGYRGAMEEFYAQAAARLAEHLDAGRTVAVLAEGDPLFYGSYMHMHKRLADRYPTEVIPGVTSVSAAAARLGTPLAEGEEVLTILPGTLPEEELTARLAATDAAVVMKLGRTFPAVRRAFEASGRLSEAHYVERATMAGERRAELAGVDPESVPYFAVAVLPSGVDAPRPGNAPGGGEVVVVGTGPAGPLWLTPESRGALAAADDLVGYTTYLDRVPVRPGQVRHGSDNKVESERAEFALDLARRGRRVAVVSGGDPGVFAMATAVLEAASQEEYAQVPVRVLPGVTAANAAAARAGAPLGHDYATISLSDRLKPWEVIAERLRAAASADLVLALYNPGSRSRTWQVGKARDLLLEHRSPDTPVVLGRDVGGPAESVRTVRLADLDPAEVDMRTILLVGSSQTRWVRRGDGGGDGEQIVWTPRRYPEG from the coding sequence CGTCGTCGCGTACCACAGCGCCCGGCACGGGCGGTCCATCGCCCGGTCCATCGCGGCGGCGCACATCCGCGCCGACCACATCGAGGAACCGCTGGTCTACCCCGTCACGACGGAGACCACGGACCACCCGGGGGGCTACCGGGGCGCGATGGAGGAGTTCTACGCGCAGGCGGCGGCGCGGCTGGCGGAGCACCTGGACGCCGGTCGCACGGTCGCGGTGCTCGCCGAGGGCGACCCGCTCTTCTACGGCTCGTACATGCACATGCACAAGCGGCTCGCCGACCGCTACCCCACCGAGGTGATCCCGGGGGTGACCTCGGTCAGCGCCGCCGCGGCCCGGCTCGGCACCCCGCTCGCCGAGGGCGAGGAGGTGCTGACGATCCTGCCCGGCACCCTGCCGGAGGAGGAGCTGACGGCCCGGCTCGCCGCCACCGACGCGGCCGTGGTCATGAAGCTGGGGCGCACCTTCCCCGCCGTGCGCCGGGCCTTCGAGGCGTCCGGGCGGCTGTCCGAGGCGCATTACGTCGAGCGCGCCACGATGGCCGGGGAACGCCGGGCCGAACTGGCCGGGGTCGACCCCGAGTCGGTGCCGTACTTCGCGGTCGCGGTCCTGCCGAGCGGGGTCGACGCGCCGCGTCCGGGGAACGCGCCGGGCGGCGGCGAGGTGGTCGTCGTCGGCACCGGGCCCGCCGGGCCGCTGTGGCTGACGCCCGAGAGCCGCGGGGCCCTGGCCGCCGCCGACGACCTGGTCGGCTACACCACCTATCTGGACCGGGTGCCGGTCCGTCCGGGGCAGGTGCGGCACGGCTCGGACAACAAGGTCGAGTCGGAGCGCGCCGAGTTCGCCCTCGACCTGGCCCGGCGCGGCCGGCGGGTGGCCGTGGTGTCCGGCGGCGACCCGGGGGTCTTCGCCATGGCGACGGCCGTCCTCGAAGCGGCGTCGCAGGAGGAGTACGCCCAGGTGCCGGTGCGGGTGCTGCCGGGGGTGACGGCGGCCAACGCCGCCGCCGCGCGGGCGGGTGCGCCGCTGGGCCACGACTACGCGACGATATCGCTCTCCGACCGGCTCAAGCCGTGGGAGGTGATCGCGGAGCGGCTGCGCGCGGCGGCCTCGGCGGACCTGGTGCTCGCGCTGTACAACCCCGGTTCGCGCAGCCGGACCTGGCAGGTCGGCAAGGCCCGCGACCTGCTGCTCGAACACCGCTCGCCGGACACGCCCGTGGTCCTGGGCCGGGACGTGGGCGGGCCGGCCGAGAGCGTACGGACGGTGCGCCTGGCCGATCTCGACCCCGCCGAGGTGGACATGCGGACGATCCTGCTCGTCGGCTCCTCGCAGACCCGGTGGGTACGGCGTGGTGACGGCGGGGGCGACGGCGAGCAGATCGTCTGGACGCCCCGC